Proteins encoded within one genomic window of Verrucomicrobiia bacterium:
- the pilM gene encoding pilus assembly protein PilM codes for MSKSGRVIAINLGSHSISVGFYSSTAGGLLLEGAVIETIALEGASEEEREKAVANVLRRVLTGKISQGTSIYYCISGQSVFTRFVKLPPSAPEQVTQMVRFEAQQNVPFPMDQVVWDYQLVQSVKNSDLEAVIVAIKAEMLDRINSGVSATGCVAERVGVGPLSLYNAFRFNYPDYEGCTLILDIGAKSTQLIFAEDGKIFIRGVPIGGNQITQAIATDMQLSFAEAEQLKQEKGFVGLGGAYADPDDATAARISKVIRGILTRLHSEVSRSIVSYRSQQGGSAPMRILLTGGSSLLAYMDLFFSEKLRVPIEFFNPLRNVAVAPSISRETLVRSAAWLGETVGLALHATGPCPLDINLVPASVEASRASGKRRSLQVALAAALVVLFGVLWASHWRKGNILQAQLATISGEVGTLESANRELKAVQTRYEKALSEAEQIDGLIKMRRYWPGLLKELNTMIPVGVWITALKPAFDDRELPMVVSPITAPPKRTTGKPQSAAADATQITHLLIEGSYENINPADLQTPDLRIDGQEVIGNFLKKFPQSQFFAMTEQDIADPKLVTVDVVSVEEKRLALNFKIKAKLKTPIPLVP; via the coding sequence ATGAGTAAAAGCGGTAGGGTAATTGCGATTAATTTAGGTAGCCACAGTATTAGTGTGGGTTTTTATAGTTCTACAGCGGGTGGCTTATTGTTGGAGGGGGCAGTCATTGAGACAATTGCGTTGGAAGGAGCCTCGGAAGAGGAGCGAGAGAAAGCTGTTGCCAATGTGTTGCGGCGGGTTTTGACGGGCAAGATAAGTCAAGGCACTTCGATTTATTATTGTATTTCGGGTCAATCGGTTTTTACGCGTTTTGTGAAGTTGCCTCCTTCAGCTCCTGAGCAGGTTACGCAGATGGTGCGCTTTGAAGCGCAACAGAATGTTCCTTTCCCCATGGATCAAGTGGTGTGGGATTATCAGTTAGTTCAATCGGTGAAGAATTCGGATTTGGAGGCCGTGATTGTTGCGATTAAGGCAGAGATGTTGGATCGTATCAATTCGGGGGTGAGCGCGACGGGTTGTGTTGCGGAGCGTGTAGGCGTGGGACCTTTATCGCTTTATAATGCGTTTCGTTTTAATTATCCCGATTATGAAGGTTGCACGTTGATTTTAGATATTGGCGCGAAATCGACTCAACTCATTTTTGCGGAAGATGGTAAAATTTTCATTCGTGGTGTGCCGATTGGTGGCAATCAGATTACTCAGGCGATTGCAACGGATATGCAATTGTCGTTTGCTGAAGCAGAGCAGTTGAAGCAGGAAAAAGGGTTTGTGGGGTTAGGTGGCGCTTATGCAGATCCCGATGATGCAACGGCGGCCCGCATTTCCAAGGTGATTCGCGGCATTTTAACGCGTTTGCATTCAGAAGTGTCGCGTTCGATCGTGTCTTATCGCAGTCAACAAGGGGGCAGCGCTCCGATGCGAATTTTGTTAACTGGTGGATCGAGTTTGTTGGCTTATATGGATCTTTTCTTTTCGGAAAAGTTGCGTGTGCCAATTGAATTTTTTAATCCTTTACGGAATGTGGCTGTGGCCCCTTCGATTTCGCGTGAGACGTTGGTGCGTTCGGCGGCTTGGTTGGGCGAGACGGTGGGTTTGGCGTTGCATGCAACAGGGCCTTGTCCGTTAGATATTAATTTGGTGCCGGCAAGTGTTGAGGCGTCACGAGCTTCGGGAAAAAGACGCAGTTTGCAAGTGGCATTGGCGGCGGCTTTGGTGGTTTTGTTTGGGGTGCTATGGGCGAGTCATTGGCGTAAAGGAAATATTTTGCAAGCGCAGTTAGCAACGATTTCGGGCGAGGTAGGCACTTTGGAGTCGGCGAATCGTGAGTTGAAAGCAGTGCAGACGCGATATGAGAAGGCTTTGAGTGAGGCGGAGCAGATTGATGGCTTAATTAAGATGCGTCGTTATTGGCCAGGTTTGTTGAAGGAGTTAAATACGATGATTCCTGTGGGAGTCTGGATTACTGCTTTGAAACCGGCTTTTGATGATCGGGAGTTGCCGATGGTGGTGAGTCCGATTACAGCGCCGCCCAAGCGCACTACGGGCAAGCCTCAGTCTGCTGCTGCGGATGCGACGCAGATCACGCATTTATTGATTGAGGGGTCGTATGAAAATATTAATCCGGCTGATTTGCAAACGCCGGATTTGCGAATTGATGGACAGGAAGTGATTGGTAATTTTTTGAAGAAATTTCCGCAATCTCAATTTTTTGCGATGACAGAGCAGGATATAGCCGATCCCAAGTTGGTGACGGTAGATGTGGTTTCGGTGGAAGAAAAGCGGTTGGCATTGAATTTTAAAATTAAGGCAAAGCTAAAGACGCCGATTCCTTTGGTGCCTTAA
- a CDS encoding Amuc_1100 family pilus-like protein encodes MDWFKKNRETSQALLVAIVISAVGGYFWWHEGQRVSSLNTDLESQAMTLSRYRGQSVFPSEANTKVYQEKAQQLESYLQPAIAELKQGQIQGEALNPIDFQTEFRNTRDRLVEMAQKARNPVTLPENFSFGFGRYLTSIPAPEATVFLTQELRIIERLTQLLFESGINELKSVSRLPVEDLLTQSSGAAAATRQPVRGSEGELGELLPAMSLDREGLFYRTLPFVFQFVGTDTSLRKIVDALNERGGEGQENGAQPFWIVRSLEVINERGEPPTVEDLKTKGATSEGPKSVAANLILGEETIRITMRIDYINWQSDENVSVKK; translated from the coding sequence ATGGATTGGTTTAAGAAAAATCGTGAAACTTCTCAGGCGCTGTTGGTGGCGATAGTGATTAGTGCAGTGGGCGGTTATTTTTGGTGGCATGAAGGGCAACGGGTGAGTTCGTTGAATACGGATTTGGAGTCGCAGGCGATGACGTTATCGCGTTATCGTGGGCAATCGGTGTTTCCGAGTGAGGCCAATACGAAAGTTTATCAGGAGAAGGCGCAGCAGTTGGAAAGTTATTTACAGCCGGCTATTGCTGAATTGAAGCAGGGACAAATTCAAGGCGAGGCTTTGAATCCGATCGATTTTCAAACGGAATTTCGCAATACGCGCGATCGTTTGGTGGAGATGGCGCAAAAGGCAAGAAATCCTGTTACATTACCAGAAAATTTTTCGTTTGGGTTTGGTCGCTATTTAACCAGTATTCCAGCGCCGGAGGCGACGGTGTTTTTAACGCAAGAGTTGAGAATTATTGAGCGGTTGACGCAGTTGTTATTTGAATCGGGAATTAATGAGTTAAAGAGTGTGTCGCGTTTGCCTGTGGAAGATTTGCTAACCCAAAGTTCTGGAGCGGCCGCAGCAACTCGACAACCTGTGCGTGGAAGTGAGGGGGAGTTGGGAGAGTTGTTGCCCGCTATGTCATTGGATCGCGAAGGGCTTTTTTATCGAACTCTTCCATTTGTTTTTCAATTTGTCGGAACGGATACGAGTTTGAGAAAAATTGTGGATGCTTTGAATGAAAGAGGTGGGGAAGGCCAGGAAAATGGCGCTCAGCCTTTTTGGATAGTGCGTTCTTTGGAGGTTATTAATGAACGAGGGGAACCGCCGACAGTAGAGGATTTGAAGACTAAGGGCGCAACTTCGGAAGGTCCTAAAAGTGTGGCGGCTAATTTGATTTTAGGTGAGGAGACGATTCGCATTACGATGAGAATTGATTATATTAATTGGCAGAGTGATGAAAATGTGAGTGTTAAAAAATGA